Proteins encoded in a region of the Bacillus sp. T3 genome:
- a CDS encoding MMPL family transporter: protein MRAIVKGKWFVLFAWIAVVAVLMMSAPNMENLVREKGELVVPEGYSSSLANEITKEIQDGNESQVALVFHGKEKLTKSELAEAKKAINLLEKNKKKLGITEILSHFKEESLKDQLVSEDGTTILTSIKVDMGDRDDKEVSEALYSTLKDIKLEHYYTSSWLVSEDLNTNAQEGLKKTEGITVVFILVVLLLVFRSIIAPIVPLITVGFTYLASQSIVAFLVDKVNFPISSYTQIFLVAVLFGIGTDYSILLLSRFKEEMANHESITDAIVETFRTAGKTVYFSGLAVMVGFSAIGLSTFKLYQSAAAVAVGVALLLVALSTIVPFFMAVLGRKLFWPSKGTLEHKDSKIWEVVGRFALAKPIVSLLIVAAITVPFLVTYDGTLSYNSLTEVGDKANSIKAFNMIADGFGPGQAMPAKIVIKNDDKMDSTEYITLAEKISQDLSKLDGVDSIRSVTRPVGEQLKDLFVAKQAGTLQEGIAKGNDGIKKISDGLSEAESELTNSQPKLEQATSGIGELVTGTTKLQDGMGQLQNGLTQIEAGIRKGSVGSGELKKGMQELKTNAEQLAAGSERLLQGYQDVQTGISTMLGKYKEVAGGLKGLSDGLASTNGHFANLEQKYPELQGDLEDYQTLKGIVQYSQGASSQLYDGINELNNHLAGAEDGIKVANDNFSKLLEGQKQLNVAMGQIISGLDQLQQGMDAAANGQGQVIGNVSQFTNGLSAVNGGQQQLLDGFSGLGGQMTQLTNGLDQSVTGLNQVHDGLNSANEYLSDLAKSDESVSGMYIPAEVLESKDFEQVLNTYFSEDRKVMTLDVVFSENPYSNQAMSQIDDIKETVKKAVKETKLENATIAVGGITSTNTDLSKISSDDYSRTVVLMLVGIAIILIIMLRSFVMPLYLIASLIITYYSAMGITEAIFMNGLGYDGISWAVPFFAFVILVALGIDYSIFLMDRFKEYRDMSVSEAMLLSMKKMGTVIISAAIILGGTFAAMMPAGVMSLLQIATIVLIGLFLYAFVILPLFVPVMAKLFGKANWWPFIK from the coding sequence ATGAGAGCGATTGTAAAAGGTAAATGGTTTGTATTGTTTGCATGGATTGCTGTTGTTGCGGTTCTGATGATGTCAGCTCCAAACATGGAGAATCTGGTCCGTGAAAAAGGGGAGCTTGTTGTACCAGAAGGCTATTCCTCCTCACTGGCAAATGAAATTACGAAGGAAATCCAGGATGGAAATGAATCACAGGTGGCGTTAGTTTTCCATGGAAAGGAAAAACTAACAAAAAGTGAATTAGCAGAAGCCAAAAAAGCAATTAATTTATTAGAAAAAAATAAAAAAAAGCTTGGGATAACGGAAATTCTGTCGCATTTTAAGGAAGAATCACTCAAGGATCAGCTCGTATCTGAGGATGGTACGACGATATTAACCTCGATCAAGGTTGATATGGGAGATCGTGACGATAAAGAAGTATCCGAGGCTCTTTATAGCACATTAAAAGATATCAAACTAGAACACTATTATACTAGTAGTTGGCTAGTTAGCGAGGATTTAAATACAAATGCACAGGAAGGGTTAAAGAAAACCGAGGGAATTACCGTTGTCTTTATTTTAGTCGTTCTTCTCTTAGTTTTCCGTTCGATTATTGCACCAATTGTGCCATTAATAACAGTTGGCTTCACTTATTTAGCGTCACAATCGATCGTCGCTTTCTTAGTAGATAAAGTGAATTTTCCGATTTCCTCCTATACACAAATCTTTTTAGTGGCGGTGTTATTTGGGATTGGAACGGACTATAGTATTTTACTTTTAAGTAGATTTAAAGAAGAAATGGCGAATCATGAGAGCATTACCGATGCGATTGTGGAAACCTTTCGAACCGCGGGCAAGACTGTCTATTTTAGTGGTTTAGCCGTTATGGTCGGCTTCTCAGCGATTGGATTATCGACGTTTAAACTCTATCAATCTGCCGCTGCTGTTGCAGTTGGTGTCGCCTTATTATTAGTGGCTTTATCAACGATTGTTCCATTTTTTATGGCTGTGCTTGGTCGAAAGCTGTTTTGGCCGTCTAAAGGGACACTTGAACATAAGGACAGTAAGATTTGGGAAGTTGTTGGCCGATTTGCTTTGGCAAAGCCTATTGTTTCTTTACTGATTGTTGCAGCTATTACTGTTCCATTTCTAGTGACCTATGATGGTACGCTTTCCTATAATTCTTTAACTGAAGTAGGCGATAAAGCAAATTCAATCAAAGCTTTTAACATGATTGCAGACGGATTTGGTCCTGGGCAAGCGATGCCGGCAAAAATTGTGATTAAAAATGACGATAAGATGGACAGTACTGAATATATCACCTTAGCTGAAAAAATCAGTCAGGATTTGTCTAAGCTAGATGGAGTTGATTCGATTCGTTCTGTCACAAGACCAGTTGGGGAGCAGTTAAAAGATTTATTTGTCGCAAAGCAAGCAGGCACCCTTCAGGAAGGGATTGCGAAAGGAAATGACGGGATTAAGAAGATTAGTGACGGTCTGAGCGAGGCAGAATCGGAGCTGACTAATTCCCAGCCTAAGCTTGAGCAAGCGACCTCAGGGATTGGTGAATTGGTGACAGGTACAACGAAGCTACAGGATGGAATGGGTCAGCTTCAAAATGGATTGACGCAAATTGAAGCTGGAATCCGTAAAGGATCCGTTGGCTCAGGTGAACTAAAGAAAGGTATGCAGGAGCTGAAAACAAATGCTGAGCAGCTAGCAGCTGGAAGTGAGAGGCTGTTGCAAGGCTATCAGGATGTACAGACTGGTATTTCCACAATGCTTGGAAAATACAAAGAAGTTGCAGGCGGCTTGAAGGGACTTTCAGATGGGCTCGCTTCAACAAATGGGCATTTTGCGAACCTTGAGCAAAAATATCCTGAGCTTCAAGGTGATCTAGAAGACTACCAAACACTTAAAGGAATCGTTCAATATTCACAAGGAGCATCGAGTCAGCTCTATGATGGTATCAATGAATTAAATAACCATTTAGCAGGTGCCGAAGACGGTATAAAGGTTGCGAATGATAATTTTTCAAAGCTTTTAGAAGGACAGAAGCAGCTTAATGTAGCGATGGGGCAAATTATTAGTGGACTTGACCAGCTCCAACAAGGGATGGATGCAGCGGCTAATGGCCAAGGTCAAGTAATTGGCAATGTTTCGCAGTTTACCAATGGTTTATCTGCCGTTAATGGTGGTCAGCAGCAGCTATTAGATGGCTTTTCAGGTCTAGGTGGACAAATGACGCAATTAACAAATGGACTTGATCAAAGTGTAACAGGATTAAATCAAGTTCATGATGGCTTAAACTCTGCAAATGAATATCTATCCGACTTGGCTAAATCAGATGAGAGCGTATCTGGTATGTACATTCCAGCTGAAGTACTGGAAAGTAAGGATTTTGAGCAAGTTCTTAATACTTATTTTTCAGAGGATCGCAAGGTGATGACCCTGGATGTAGTATTTAGTGAGAATCCTTATTCTAATCAGGCGATGAGCCAAATTGATGATATTAAGGAAACGGTCAAAAAGGCAGTGAAAGAAACAAAGCTGGAGAATGCAACGATTGCCGTTGGTGGAATTACGAGCACAAATACTGATTTGAGTAAAATTTCTAGTGACGATTACTCGCGAACCGTTGTCTTAATGCTAGTCGGTATTGCGATTATTTTGATCATTATGCTTCGTTCATTTGTGATGCCGTTGTATTTAATAGCTTCGTTAATTATTACCTACTATTCAGCGATGGGGATTACTGAAGCCATCTTTATGAATGGATTAGGCTATGACGGGATTAGCTGGGCCGTCCCATTCTTTGCATTTGTAATCCTCGTTGCACTAGGGATCGATTATAGTATTTTCCTAATGGATCGCTTCAAAGAATATCGTGATATGTCTGTTAGTGAAGCGATGCTCTTATCAATGAAAAAAATGGGGACGGTTATAATTTCTGCCGCGATTATTCTCGGTGGTACATTTGCTGCAATGATGCCGGCAGGTGTTATGTCCTTGCTGCAAATTGCGACGATTGTGCTAATAGGATTATTCCTTTATGCGTTCGTTATTTTACCGCTATTTGTGCCAGTTATGGCGAAATTGTTTGGTAAAGCAAATTGGTGGCCGTTTATTAAATAA
- a CDS encoding MarR family transcriptional regulator has product MTNEYIQELIDRYIRVSFSVTKKAEFLIKDQIGNDLTYDQHFTLRYIKKRQRCTSTELAEVFVVNKSAVTAIITRLFDKGLIQRTRDEDDRRVVYLTLTDAGEALFNQCELRVHNLVEGIMTQFNDEEIRSFINTYEKLEKLLHDLKEERQGE; this is encoded by the coding sequence ATGACGAATGAGTACATTCAAGAATTAATTGACCGATATATCCGTGTGTCTTTTTCTGTTACGAAAAAAGCTGAATTCTTGATTAAGGACCAAATTGGCAATGATTTGACCTATGATCAGCATTTTACTTTGCGTTATATCAAAAAAAGACAGAGGTGTACCTCAACAGAATTAGCTGAGGTGTTTGTTGTCAACAAAAGTGCCGTAACAGCTATTATTACAAGACTATTCGATAAGGGATTAATACAGAGAACGCGTGACGAAGATGATCGTCGAGTTGTGTACTTAACCTTAACCGATGCAGGGGAAGCCTTATTTAATCAGTGTGAGCTGCGTGTCCATAATCTAGTCGAAGGGATTATGACGCAGTTTAATGACGAGGAAATTCGTTCTTTTATTAACACATATGAAAAACTAGAAAAATTATTACATGATCTCAAGGAAGAAAGACAGGGAGAGTAA
- a CDS encoding ABC transporter ATP-binding protein yields MTKPLLKVEQVGIQFGGLKAVSNTNAVLNQGELVGLIGPNGAGKTTFFNLLTGVYVPTEGAITLNGERLNGLKPFQITRKGISRTFQNIRLFDELSVLDNVKVAYHSNAKHGIFSSIFRLPNHFKGEQEMEAQALEFLKIFNLEGYRDEKAKNLPYGQQRRLEIARALAAKPQLLLLDEPAAGMNPQETHELMNLISFIREKFNLTVLLIEHDMQLVMGVCERIYVLDHGQLIAEGTPEEIRNNPKVIEAYLGEEVPANA; encoded by the coding sequence ATGACGAAACCATTATTAAAAGTTGAACAGGTTGGTATTCAATTTGGAGGCTTAAAAGCAGTCTCCAATACCAATGCTGTATTGAATCAAGGGGAATTGGTTGGCTTAATCGGGCCGAATGGTGCTGGTAAAACAACCTTCTTCAATTTGCTAACAGGCGTTTATGTGCCGACAGAAGGGGCCATCACGTTAAATGGTGAACGTTTAAATGGTTTAAAGCCATTTCAGATAACGAGAAAAGGGATCAGTCGGACATTCCAAAATATTCGGTTGTTTGATGAGCTTTCCGTCCTTGATAATGTTAAGGTCGCCTACCATTCAAATGCAAAGCATGGAATCTTCAGCTCCATTTTCCGACTTCCGAATCATTTTAAAGGTGAGCAGGAAATGGAAGCTCAAGCACTTGAATTTTTAAAAATCTTTAATCTTGAAGGCTATCGTGATGAAAAAGCAAAAAATCTTCCATATGGACAACAAAGAAGATTAGAAATTGCTAGAGCCCTCGCTGCTAAGCCACAGCTTTTGTTACTAGACGAGCCAGCCGCGGGAATGAATCCTCAAGAAACTCATGAGTTAATGAATTTAATTTCTTTTATAAGAGAGAAATTCAACTTAACGGTTCTCCTGATTGAACACGATATGCAGCTTGTTATGGGTGTTTGTGAACGAATTTATGTACTTGACCATGGACAGTTAATTGCTGAGGGCACACCAGAAGAGATTCGCAATAATCCAAAAGTCATCGAGGCATATCTTGGAGAGGAGGTCCCAGCAAATGCTTAA
- a CDS encoding YitT family protein: MRYIKNKIIQPGLHAMKRPFLIYISLFFGAALQGMSMSLFLFPHSIPSGGAAGIAILTNYFFDLPLGFSLWLANIVFLLFALNYFGYTWTLRTIFSVATTSATVSILTSHVPHYHVHLLIDLACGSILFGIGVGVLIRAGASSGGMVIPALMIAKYKGWSPGKVMMWINLLIFVLTALVINYKIVLFAIICQYFSTNIIDYIYKFHFHSIPFISYGLRKIK, translated from the coding sequence TTGAGGTACATAAAAAACAAGATTATTCAACCAGGTTTGCACGCAATGAAACGGCCGTTTCTTATTTATATAAGTCTATTTTTTGGAGCTGCCCTCCAAGGAATGTCGATGTCGCTCTTTCTGTTTCCACATTCCATTCCCTCAGGTGGTGCAGCCGGAATTGCGATCTTAACGAATTATTTTTTCGATTTGCCGCTGGGCTTTTCTTTATGGCTAGCAAACATTGTCTTTTTACTATTTGCTCTAAATTACTTTGGATACACTTGGACATTAAGGACCATTTTCTCTGTTGCAACTACTTCAGCAACTGTCAGCATTTTGACCTCACATGTCCCACACTACCATGTTCATCTTTTAATTGACTTAGCTTGTGGGAGTATTTTATTCGGTATTGGGGTTGGTGTGCTAATTCGAGCAGGAGCATCAAGTGGTGGAATGGTTATACCAGCGTTAATGATTGCAAAATATAAAGGTTGGAGCCCTGGGAAGGTCATGATGTGGATCAATCTCCTTATTTTTGTTCTTACGGCTCTTGTTATTAATTATAAAATTGTCCTATTTGCGATTATATGCCAATATTTTTCAACCAACATCATTGATTACATCTATAAATTTCATTTTCATAGCATTCCGTTTATATCCTATGGTTTACGGAAAATAAAATGA
- the cysC gene encoding adenylyl-sulfate kinase, with protein MERQNNIIWHHASVTKKGRHCLNGHKSCVLWFTGLSGSGKSTLANAVDHELYRQGYHSYVLDGDNIRHGLNRDLGFGEKDRKENIRRIGEVAKLFVDSGHIVSTAFISPFLADRDLVRSMFEEDEFIEIFVSCPLAICENRDPKGLYRKARKGQIPDFTGITSPYEAPIKPEITIDTNSMAIEASVQKILAYLKVKKIL; from the coding sequence ATGGAGAGACAGAATAATATCATATGGCACCACGCGTCCGTAACGAAGAAAGGCCGACATTGCTTAAACGGACACAAAAGCTGTGTTCTTTGGTTTACAGGCCTATCGGGGTCCGGAAAATCTACGTTAGCTAATGCTGTCGATCATGAATTGTATCGGCAGGGTTACCATAGCTATGTGTTGGACGGTGATAATATCCGACATGGGTTAAACAGAGACTTAGGGTTTGGGGAAAAAGATCGGAAGGAGAATATTCGTAGAATCGGGGAAGTGGCAAAGCTGTTCGTTGATAGTGGTCATATTGTGTCTACTGCGTTTATTTCACCGTTTTTAGCGGATCGCGACTTAGTTCGGTCGATGTTTGAAGAAGATGAGTTTATTGAAATTTTCGTAAGCTGTCCGCTTGCAATTTGTGAGAATCGCGACCCTAAAGGACTGTATCGCAAAGCCCGTAAAGGGCAGATTCCGGATTTTACCGGGATAACTTCACCGTATGAGGCTCCAATTAAACCTGAAATCACCATTGATACTAATAGCATGGCAATTGAAGCTTCGGTGCAGAAAATTTTAGCATATTTAAAAGTAAAGAAGATCCTCTGA
- a CDS encoding phosphoadenylyl-sulfate reductase codes for MAETLTYERWNEEQVSNLLEKNRDYLDVLRWAYQEYGKDILYACSFGAEGIVLIDLISIIKKDARIVFLDTGLHFEETYELIQKVKERYPTLQIDLIKPNMSLSNQTKWYGDELWKDNPNLCCHMRKIVPLTEELNGVSAWISGLRREQSPSRSKIQYINKDEKFKKIKICPLIHWTWEEILMYIDVHQLPINPLHYQGYPSIGCAPCTSKVSGDTDFRAGRWAGMNKTECGLHSNDGS; via the coding sequence TTGGCCGAAACGTTAACGTATGAGCGATGGAACGAAGAGCAGGTGTCAAATTTATTAGAAAAGAATCGGGATTATTTGGACGTTCTAAGGTGGGCCTATCAGGAATACGGCAAGGATATTCTCTATGCATGTAGCTTTGGTGCAGAAGGGATTGTTTTGATTGATTTGATTTCAATAATAAAAAAAGATGCTCGCATCGTGTTTTTAGATACAGGGCTGCATTTTGAAGAGACATATGAATTAATTCAAAAGGTAAAAGAACGGTATCCAACACTACAAATTGATCTGATCAAACCGAACATGTCTTTGTCAAATCAAACGAAGTGGTATGGGGATGAGCTTTGGAAGGATAATCCCAATCTTTGCTGCCACATGCGAAAAATCGTTCCGCTAACGGAGGAATTAAACGGGGTAAGCGCTTGGATTTCAGGACTGAGACGAGAGCAATCTCCTTCTAGAAGCAAAATCCAGTATATTAATAAAGATGAAAAGTTTAAAAAAATAAAGATTTGTCCACTAATTCATTGGACATGGGAGGAGATATTGATGTATATCGATGTGCATCAACTCCCAATTAATCCTTTGCATTATCAAGGATATCCGAGTATCGGTTGTGCACCTTGCACATCAAAGGTGAGTGGAGATACGGATTTTCGTGCAGGCAGATGGGCCGGAATGAATAAAACAGAATGCGGTCTTCACTCAAATGATGGCTCATAA
- a CDS encoding histidine phosphatase family protein codes for MHITLIRHLPTEWNKAQKLQGRKDIDLDPITEDFMSKIEENKVLLNVFAPFDLVLASTLKRTHQTAKLYGYKPETDALLDELDFGPYEGRSKEELIAAYEHQWLENPKNLILGESLVNLENRVTSFLEKYRGYSNLLVFGHGSWIRAIVSYYHYGDINKMNKMTVDNNQCIRLRF; via the coding sequence ATGCACATTACGCTAATTCGTCATCTCCCGACTGAGTGGAATAAAGCTCAAAAGCTTCAAGGCCGAAAGGATATCGATCTTGACCCAATTACAGAGGATTTCATGAGTAAAATCGAGGAAAATAAAGTGTTATTAAATGTGTTTGCCCCATTTGATCTTGTCTTAGCTAGCACGTTAAAGCGTACTCATCAAACGGCAAAACTATATGGGTATAAACCAGAAACTGATGCATTATTAGATGAGTTAGATTTTGGACCTTATGAAGGCAGATCAAAAGAAGAGTTGATAGCAGCGTACGAACATCAATGGCTTGAAAACCCCAAAAATCTCATTCTCGGTGAGAGTCTTGTTAACCTTGAAAATCGAGTTACTTCTTTCCTGGAAAAATATAGAGGCTATTCCAATCTGTTAGTGTTTGGCCATGGGTCATGGATTCGGGCGATTGTTTCCTATTATCATTATGGTGACATTAACAAAATGAATAAAATGACGGTCGATAATAATCAATGCATTAGATTACGATTTTGA
- a CDS encoding phosphosulfolactate synthase, with protein sequence MDFLDLPKRTSGQRAYGLTSIADFGTPIGELKSILADYSSMIDIAKLGIGTAYVTPNIKEKVKLYQEYEIIPYCGGTLFEKCYFQNKIPEYVQFLKGLGIEWVEVSNGTLDIPLAERLSLILKLKDDFHVISEVGSKDCAKEISIAEWKSEIALLLDAGCQYVITEGRDSGTSGIYQKDGEVKSQLIQELMMDLDQERIIFEAPTAKHQMYFIKQFGPNVNLGNVKIQDVVVLEAQRLGLRSETFFMEDQHAHYANSSSPD encoded by the coding sequence ATGGATTTTTTAGATCTTCCAAAAAGGACTTCAGGTCAGAGAGCGTATGGTTTGACTTCTATAGCTGATTTCGGTACTCCGATTGGGGAGCTTAAGTCTATATTAGCTGATTATTCAAGCATGATTGATATTGCGAAATTAGGAATCGGCACCGCTTATGTAACACCAAATATAAAAGAAAAAGTAAAACTTTATCAGGAATATGAAATAATCCCATATTGTGGTGGAACATTGTTTGAAAAATGTTATTTTCAAAATAAAATCCCCGAATATGTTCAATTTTTAAAAGGCTTAGGAATTGAATGGGTAGAGGTATCAAATGGAACGTTAGATATTCCTTTAGCTGAACGCCTTTCCCTTATTTTAAAACTAAAAGATGATTTTCATGTCATATCTGAAGTGGGCTCAAAGGATTGTGCGAAGGAGATATCGATAGCGGAGTGGAAAAGCGAAATAGCGCTTCTTTTAGATGCAGGCTGTCAGTATGTAATTACCGAAGGAAGAGATTCAGGAACTTCAGGGATTTATCAAAAAGACGGAGAGGTGAAAAGTCAACTTATCCAAGAATTGATGATGGATCTTGATCAAGAGCGAATTATTTTTGAAGCTCCAACGGCAAAGCATCAAATGTATTTTATTAAACAATTTGGGCCAAACGTAAATCTGGGGAATGTAAAGATACAGGACGTAGTCGTGCTTGAGGCACAACGGCTAGGATTGAGAAGTGAAACTTTTTTTATGGAGGATCAGCATGCACATTACGCTAATTCGTCATCTCCCGACTGA
- a CDS encoding MFS transporter: MTVVAIGSIPMILVLGNSMLIPLLPKMKTELDVTQFKISLIISVFSIAAAISIPILGYLSDRFSRKAIIIPALILYGSGGLLAGAASAWFSNAYTWILAGRIMQGIGAAGTAPIAMALTGDLFKGAKQSKVLGLVEASNGFGKVISPILGSLFALLFWYAAFFAFPIFCLVSILLTIFFIKEKKAEKEPPPLGKYVKGLVSVFKTEGRWLFAAYFTGAICLFALFGILFYISDILEKDHQIDGILKGSILAIPLLFMTTTSYVTGSKIGKNMGLMKTLIVLGTLLMTASFSCLIFFHKLVPFFSVLVISSIGTGLVLPCINSFITGSVPSDRRGFVTSLYGSVRFLGVAIGPPIFSTLMEWSRTGMFLTTAGLTLFAGLLCFTLIHVKKKKPSESRDSLFDKLQFS; this comes from the coding sequence ATGACCGTTGTTGCAATCGGTTCGATTCCAATGATTTTGGTGCTTGGGAATTCAATGCTAATTCCCTTATTGCCAAAAATGAAGACTGAGCTGGATGTAACCCAATTTAAAATTAGTCTTATCATCTCGGTCTTTTCAATTGCAGCCGCAATTTCCATTCCGATATTAGGGTATTTATCCGATCGATTCTCACGGAAAGCGATTATCATCCCTGCTCTTATTTTGTATGGTAGTGGAGGGTTATTGGCCGGAGCAGCATCGGCCTGGTTCTCCAATGCCTACACTTGGATCCTTGCAGGTCGTATTATGCAAGGAATTGGAGCGGCTGGCACAGCTCCAATCGCCATGGCCTTAACAGGGGATTTATTTAAAGGAGCAAAGCAAAGTAAGGTCCTTGGTCTAGTAGAGGCTTCAAATGGCTTTGGAAAGGTAATAAGTCCGATACTTGGTTCTTTATTCGCTCTATTATTTTGGTATGCTGCCTTTTTTGCATTCCCAATCTTCTGCCTTGTCTCGATTTTATTAACAATTTTTTTCATTAAAGAAAAGAAGGCTGAAAAAGAACCCCCACCACTAGGAAAATATGTAAAAGGACTTGTTTCAGTTTTTAAAACAGAAGGTCGTTGGTTATTTGCTGCCTACTTTACTGGGGCAATTTGCTTGTTTGCACTATTTGGAATTCTTTTTTACATTTCTGATATTCTCGAAAAAGATCATCAGATTGACGGGATTCTTAAAGGTAGTATTTTAGCAATCCCATTGCTATTCATGACAACAACATCGTATGTAACAGGAAGTAAAATCGGCAAAAATATGGGCTTAATGAAAACATTAATTGTATTAGGTACTTTACTTATGACCGCATCCTTTTCATGCTTAATTTTCTTTCATAAATTAGTTCCATTTTTCTCTGTGCTTGTCATTAGCAGTATCGGAACAGGGCTTGTCCTTCCGTGTATCAACAGCTTCATTACCGGCTCCGTTCCATCCGACCGGCGTGGCTTTGTTACTTCCCTTTATGGCTCTGTCCGCTTTTTAGGGGTCGCGATTGGTCCACCAATTTTTAGCACATTAATGGAATGGTCCCGAACAGGTATGTTTCTAACAACTGCTGGACTAACCCTTTTTGCAGGATTACTTTGTTTCACTCTTATTCATGTTAAGAAGAAGAAACCATCGGAATCACGCGATAGCTTATTCGATAAATTGCAATTTTCCTAA
- a CDS encoding PrkA family serine protein kinase, which produces MDILKKIENYRVEEEKLKWEGTFGEYLELVKEKPWVAQSAHSRVYNMVKDAGVEEVNSRKHYKFFDNQLFGLEEPLERLVEEYFHPAAKRLDVRKRILLLMGPVSGGKSTLVTMLKRGLEKYARTDRGALFAIKGCPMHEDPLHLIPHHLREDFYEEYGIRIEGNLSPLNMMRLEKEYGGVIENVIVERIFFSEDKRVGIGTFSPSDPKSQDIADLTGSIDFSTIAEFGSESDPRAYRFDGELNKANRGMMEFQEMLKCDEKFLWHLLSLTQEGNFKAGRFALISADELIVAHTNETEYRSFISNKKNEALHSRIIVMPIPYNLKVTQEEKIYEKMIHESDVADVHIAPHTLKVAAMFTILTRLKEPKKGDIDLIKKMRLYDGENVEGFNSADVAELKKEFADEGMSGIDPRYVINRISSTIIRKEIPSINALDVLRSLKEGLDQHPSITTELKERYLNFISLARKEYDDIAKKEVQKAFVYSYEESAKTLMDNYLDNVEAYCNKAKLRDVLTGEEINPDEKLMRSIEEQIGISENAKKAFREEILIRISAYARKGKRFDYNSHDRLREAIQKKLFADLKDVVKITTSSKTPDEQQLKKINEVVARLVDEHGYNSTSANELLRYVGSLLNR; this is translated from the coding sequence ATGGATATATTAAAAAAAATTGAGAACTATCGAGTCGAGGAAGAGAAGCTGAAGTGGGAAGGGACGTTTGGGGAGTATTTGGAGCTTGTGAAGGAAAAGCCATGGGTGGCACAATCTGCCCATTCAAGAGTCTATAATATGGTTAAGGATGCTGGGGTAGAGGAAGTTAATAGCCGCAAGCACTATAAATTTTTTGATAATCAATTGTTTGGACTTGAGGAGCCACTGGAGAGATTGGTTGAAGAATATTTTCATCCTGCAGCAAAACGACTTGATGTTAGAAAGCGGATTTTGTTATTAATGGGTCCAGTCAGTGGTGGTAAATCAACATTGGTGACGATGTTAAAAAGAGGCTTGGAGAAATATGCTAGAACTGATCGTGGTGCCCTGTTTGCAATCAAGGGTTGCCCGATGCATGAAGATCCATTACACCTCATTCCGCATCATTTACGTGAAGATTTTTATGAGGAATATGGCATTCGAATCGAAGGGAATCTATCCCCACTCAATATGATGCGCTTGGAGAAAGAATATGGTGGCGTGATTGAGAATGTGATCGTCGAAAGAATATTCTTCTCAGAGGATAAGCGGGTTGGGATTGGTACCTTTAGTCCCTCTGATCCGAAATCACAGGATATTGCCGATTTAACTGGTAGCATAGACTTTTCGACGATTGCCGAATTTGGCTCTGAATCTGACCCGCGGGCCTATCGTTTTGATGGGGAGTTGAACAAAGCTAATCGTGGGATGATGGAATTCCAGGAAATGCTAAAATGTGATGAGAAGTTTCTGTGGCATTTGCTTTCGTTAACCCAGGAAGGGAATTTTAAGGCTGGAAGATTTGCGTTAATCAGTGCCGATGAACTGATTGTGGCTCATACGAATGAGACAGAGTATCGCTCTTTTATATCTAATAAGAAGAATGAGGCGTTACATTCACGGATTATTGTGATGCCAATTCCGTATAATTTAAAGGTGACCCAGGAAGAGAAAATATATGAAAAAATGATTCATGAGAGTGATGTGGCCGATGTTCATATTGCGCCACACACGTTAAAGGTTGCGGCGATGTTCACGATTTTAACACGCTTAAAGGAACCGAAGAAGGGTGACATTGATTTAATTAAGAAAATGCGTCTGTACGATGGTGAAAATGTCGAAGGCTTCAATTCTGCTGATGTCGCAGAGCTTAAAAAGGAGTTCGCCGACGAGGGCATGAGTGGAATCGATCCGCGTTATGTCATTAACCGGATTTCATCGACGATAATTCGTAAAGAAATTCCTTCCATTAATGCACTGGATGTATTGCGGTCATTGAAGGAAGGGTTGGATCAGCATCCGTCCATCACAACGGAATTAAAAGAACGATACTTGAACTTTATCTCTTTAGCTCGGAAAGAGTACGATGACATCGCCAAGAAAGAGGTTCAAAAGGCATTTGTGTATTCCTATGAGGAATCTGCAAAAACATTGATGGACAATTATCTTGATAATGTAGAGGCATATTGCAATAAGGCAAAGCTGCGTGACGTTCTTACTGGGGAAGAAATTAATCCAGATGAGAAGTTAATGCGCTCGATTGAAGAGCAGATTGGTATTTCCGAAAATGCGAAGAAGGCCTTCCGTGAAGAAATATTAATTCGGATTTCTGCTTATGCCCGTAAAGGGAAGCGATTTGACTATAATTCACACGATCGCCTTCGTGAGGCCATTCAGAAAAAATTATTTGCTGATTTAAAGGATGTCGTAAAAATCACAACTTCTTCTAAAACGCCAGATGAACAACAATTGAAAAAAATCAACGAGGTTGTGGCACGATTGGTCGATGAGCACGGCTATAATTCAACCTCAGCGAATGAATTATTGCGCTATGTAGGTAGCTTATTAAATCGTTAA